A region of Phalacrocorax carbo chromosome 9, bPhaCar2.1, whole genome shotgun sequence DNA encodes the following proteins:
- the TXNDC16 gene encoding thioredoxin domain-containing protein 16 isoform X1, producing MSAQKDRWVFSFFFLLFCASSIRMQGSARLLQELSPQEYFSSLQAGRASLAYFSHNVSPGAQPFLEQIENSAEALQDYGISVVKVNCPKEDVSRYCGEENALRKAYLFRGNMLIREFPTDALFDVDSIVANVLFALLFNEVKYVETLADLQNIENALKGRSNMVFAYVPATGTAEHRAVMEAAFVYGTVHQFVLTTEATLLKDTGNDESDVSSARLLFCHCQQATDLAQPCRRTAMGQTLTMLNIHRHLKLMGAPLVTEVAEDPEKVSTVHLQLGLPLVFILSQKETYEADRRTAEFVAWQLLGKAGVALLSRDLVDLNILLRSNVALKTPDEGEPVKYLVLEDTDEVITLVEDKNKVEQIQEDEEEIEEDEDEKENNNQDVQDDQVVEAVSRDKKRELPLEQILVLTEETFHSALLETARTVVLFYASWEAVSLAVLRSYTEVADHLKGTRGILLSRVNCWDWPGVCTKENVTQFPTMKIYEKGGRSVMYSGMWGTEELTSFIMLNRVSCPLRLATIDEAEGYLRGEFPPELSSYHHTSLLGVFSTATSEAREAFEEAGNLLSGHVMMGMYFEDDALALSRKYAVSPPALLLARSRGQSVEGIALSKESVQDMVQMIRYELLDVFPEITVQNLPRYLQLRKPFLIFFSDGDLGQMESKEMLKLAKERPQQAFVACWLNLKKTICLPVMHKKREPLELPHLHICLCSPFLRKKELSFDRAQRKKTPVGRGVLKAYFATMPSLPVLIWVNLHAGGHVFKFPSELSITEMNILSWLEKLKAGLEIPSSTLSEEDWKPPLPAYDFLQMMEMAVPETPLRTSHRHRDVPQQYPPESSGGDTGVQEESPQDSKAEKVGSPGRDLRGTAPRLAAREKQGKRHSEL from the exons ATGTCAGCCCAAAAGGACAgatgggttttttccttctttttcctgctcttctgtGCTTCCTCCATCCGGATGCAGGGAAGTGcaaggctgctgcaggagctgagccCCCAGGAGTATTTCAGTAGCTTGCAAGCCGGCAGAGCATCCCTGGCTTATTTCAGCCACAATG tttctcCTGGTGCCCAGCCCTTCTTGGAGCAGATCGAGAACTCAGCTGAGGCCCTCCAGGACTATGGCATTTCGGTGGTGAAG GTTAATTGTCCCAAAGAGGATGTCTCAAGATATTGTGGAGAAGAAAACGCATTAAGGAAAGCCTACCTGTTCAG AGGTAACATGCTGATCAGAGAGTTCCCCACCGACGCCTTGTTTGACGTGGACTCCATTGTTGCTAACGTTTTGTT TGCCCTCCTCTTTAATGAAGTTAAATACGTTGAAACACTGGCAGATCTTCAGAACATTGAAAACGCGTTGAAAGGGAGGTCAAACATGGTCTTTGCCTACGTACCAGCTACCGGCACAGCAG AGCACAGAGCTGTGATGGAGGCAGCTTTTGTCTATGGGACTGTCCACCAGTTTGTTCTGACAACTGAAGCAACGCTGTTGAAAGACACTGG CAATGATGAGTCTGATGTGTCGTCTGCTCGGCTCTTGTTCTGCCACTGCCAGCAGGCCACGGACTTggcgcagccctgcaggaggaCGGCCATGGGGCAGACTCTGACGATGCTCAACATACACAGGCACCTCAAACTCATGGGGGCTCCTCTGGTG ACAGAGGTTGCTGAGGACCCAGAGAAGGTTTCCACCGTTCACTTACAGCTTGGGCTACCACTTGTGTTCATCCTCAGCCAGAAAGAGACCTACGAGGCTGACAGGAGGACAGCAGAGTTTGTGGCCTGGCAGCTCTTGGGGAAAGCGGGAGTTGCTCTTTTGTCCAG GGACCTCGTAGATTTGAATATTCTGCTCCGGTCAAACGTCGCTCTCAAGACACCAGATGAG ggAGAGCCAGTCAAATACCTGGTCTTGGAAGACACTGATGAAGTTATAACCCTGGTGGAAGATAAGAACAAGGTTGAACAAATCCAGGAGGATGAAGAGGAGATTGAGGAAGATGAGGATGAAAAAGAGAATAACAATCAAG ACGTTCAGGATGATCAGGTGGTGGAAGCAGTTTCCAGGGACAAGAAGCGAGAGCTGCCCCTGGAGCAGATCCTTGTCCTGACAGAGGAGACCTTCCACTCTGCCCTCTTGGAGACTGCCCGGACAGTGGTGCTGTTTTATGCCAGCT GGGAGGCAGTGTCCCTGGCAGTGCTGCGGTCTTACACCGAGGTGGCCGATCACCTGAAAG GAACTCGGGGGATTCTGCTCTCTCGGGTAAACTGCTGGGACTGGCCTGGCGTTTGCACAAAGGAGAATGTCACTCAGTTTCCTACCATGAAGATTTATGAGAAGGGAGGGCGATCAGTGATGTACAGCGGCATGTGGGGAACCGAAGAACTGACCAGTTTCATCATGCT GAACCGAGTTTCCTGCCCTCTGAGGCTGGCCACGATTGATGAAGCAGAAGGATATTTAAGAGGAGAGTTTCCACCTGAGCTGTCATCCTATCACCACACTTCGCTTCTAGGAGTATTTAGCACAGCCACGAGTGAAG CCAGGGAAGCTTTCGAAGAGGCAGGAAACCTCTTAAGTGGCCATGTAATGATGGGGATGTATTTTGAAGATGATGCCTTGGCTTT ATCCCGTAAATACGCAGTgtctcccccagccctcctccttGCCAGGAGCAGAGGTCAGAGCGTGGAAGGCATCGCTTTGTCCAAAGAGAGCGTGCAGGACATGGTGCAGATGATCAGATATGAATTGCTGGACGTTTTT CCAGAAATCACCGTGCAAAATCTGCCCCGCTACTTGCAACTCAGAAAGCCCTTCCTCATCTTCTTCAGCGATGGTGACCTCGGTCAAATGGAAAGCAAGGAAATGCTGAAGCTGGCAAAAGAAAGACCCCAGCAAGCATTTGTGGCTTGCTGGTTGAACTT aaagaagacTATCTGTTTGCCAGTAATGCACAAGAAACGAGAGCCCCTGGAACTTCCCCACCTACACATCTGCCTTTGTTCTCCCTTCCTGAGAAAGAAAGAGCTGTCCTTTGACAGAGCACAAAG gAAGAAGACTCCAGTAGGACGCGGTGTTCTGAAGGCGTACTTTGCCACCATGCCTTCGCTGCCTGTTCTCATCTGGGTGAACCTTCATGCCGGGGGTCACGTATTCAAGTTCCCATCAGAGCTGTCCATCACTGAAATGAACATCTTGTCTTGGCTGGAGAAGCTAAAAGCAGGACTGGAGATTCCCAGCA GTACCTTGTCTGAGGAAGACTGGAAACCACCTCTCCCTGCTTATGACTTCCTCCAGATGATGGAGATGGCCGTGCCGGAGACCCCCCTCCGCACATCCCACCGCCACAGGGACGTGCCACAGCAGTACCCACCTGAAAGCTCAGGAGGGGACACTGGTGTCCAGGAGGAGTCGCCCCAGGACAGCAAGGCAGAGAAAGTTGGGTCCCCTGGGAGGGACCTGCGGGGGACAGCCCCGAGGCTGGCGGCGAGGGAGAAGCAGGGCAAGAGACACAGTGAGCTCTGA
- the TXNDC16 gene encoding thioredoxin domain-containing protein 16 isoform X2 gives MSAQKDRWVFSFFFLLFCASSIRMQGSARLLQELSPQEYFSSLQAGRASLAYFSHNVSPGAQPFLEQIENSAEALQDYGISVVKVNCPKEDVSRYCGEENALRKAYLFRGNMLIREFPTDALFDVDSIVANVLFALLFNEVKYVETLADLQNIENALKGRSNMVFAYVPATGTAEHRAVMEAAFVYGTVHQFVLTTEATLLKDTGNDESDVSSARLLFCHCQQATDLAQPCRRTAMGQTLTMLNIHRHLKLMGAPLVTEVAEDPEKVSTVHLQLGLPLVFILSQKETYEADRRTAEFVAWQLLGKAGVALLSRDLVDLNILLRSNVALKTPDEGEPVKYLVLEDTDEVITLVEDKNKVEQIQEDEEEIEEDEDEKENNNQDVQDDQVVEAVSRDKKRELPLEQILVLTEETFHSALLETARTVVLFYASWEAVSLAVLRSYTEVADHLKGTRGILLSRVNCWDWPGVCTKENVTQFPTMKIYEKGGRSVMYSGMWGTEELTSFIMLNRVSCPLRLATIDEAEGYLRGEFPPELSSYHHTSLLGVFSTATSEAREAFEEAGNLLSGHVMMGMYFEDDALALSRKYAVSPPALLLARSRGQSVEGIALSKESVQDMVQMIRYELLDVFPEITVQNLPRYLQLRKPFLIFFSDGDLGQMESKEMLKLAKERPQQAFVACWLNLKKTPVGRGVLKAYFATMPSLPVLIWVNLHAGGHVFKFPSELSITEMNILSWLEKLKAGLEIPSSTLSEEDWKPPLPAYDFLQMMEMAVPETPLRTSHRHRDVPQQYPPESSGGDTGVQEESPQDSKAEKVGSPGRDLRGTAPRLAAREKQGKRHSEL, from the exons ATGTCAGCCCAAAAGGACAgatgggttttttccttctttttcctgctcttctgtGCTTCCTCCATCCGGATGCAGGGAAGTGcaaggctgctgcaggagctgagccCCCAGGAGTATTTCAGTAGCTTGCAAGCCGGCAGAGCATCCCTGGCTTATTTCAGCCACAATG tttctcCTGGTGCCCAGCCCTTCTTGGAGCAGATCGAGAACTCAGCTGAGGCCCTCCAGGACTATGGCATTTCGGTGGTGAAG GTTAATTGTCCCAAAGAGGATGTCTCAAGATATTGTGGAGAAGAAAACGCATTAAGGAAAGCCTACCTGTTCAG AGGTAACATGCTGATCAGAGAGTTCCCCACCGACGCCTTGTTTGACGTGGACTCCATTGTTGCTAACGTTTTGTT TGCCCTCCTCTTTAATGAAGTTAAATACGTTGAAACACTGGCAGATCTTCAGAACATTGAAAACGCGTTGAAAGGGAGGTCAAACATGGTCTTTGCCTACGTACCAGCTACCGGCACAGCAG AGCACAGAGCTGTGATGGAGGCAGCTTTTGTCTATGGGACTGTCCACCAGTTTGTTCTGACAACTGAAGCAACGCTGTTGAAAGACACTGG CAATGATGAGTCTGATGTGTCGTCTGCTCGGCTCTTGTTCTGCCACTGCCAGCAGGCCACGGACTTggcgcagccctgcaggaggaCGGCCATGGGGCAGACTCTGACGATGCTCAACATACACAGGCACCTCAAACTCATGGGGGCTCCTCTGGTG ACAGAGGTTGCTGAGGACCCAGAGAAGGTTTCCACCGTTCACTTACAGCTTGGGCTACCACTTGTGTTCATCCTCAGCCAGAAAGAGACCTACGAGGCTGACAGGAGGACAGCAGAGTTTGTGGCCTGGCAGCTCTTGGGGAAAGCGGGAGTTGCTCTTTTGTCCAG GGACCTCGTAGATTTGAATATTCTGCTCCGGTCAAACGTCGCTCTCAAGACACCAGATGAG ggAGAGCCAGTCAAATACCTGGTCTTGGAAGACACTGATGAAGTTATAACCCTGGTGGAAGATAAGAACAAGGTTGAACAAATCCAGGAGGATGAAGAGGAGATTGAGGAAGATGAGGATGAAAAAGAGAATAACAATCAAG ACGTTCAGGATGATCAGGTGGTGGAAGCAGTTTCCAGGGACAAGAAGCGAGAGCTGCCCCTGGAGCAGATCCTTGTCCTGACAGAGGAGACCTTCCACTCTGCCCTCTTGGAGACTGCCCGGACAGTGGTGCTGTTTTATGCCAGCT GGGAGGCAGTGTCCCTGGCAGTGCTGCGGTCTTACACCGAGGTGGCCGATCACCTGAAAG GAACTCGGGGGATTCTGCTCTCTCGGGTAAACTGCTGGGACTGGCCTGGCGTTTGCACAAAGGAGAATGTCACTCAGTTTCCTACCATGAAGATTTATGAGAAGGGAGGGCGATCAGTGATGTACAGCGGCATGTGGGGAACCGAAGAACTGACCAGTTTCATCATGCT GAACCGAGTTTCCTGCCCTCTGAGGCTGGCCACGATTGATGAAGCAGAAGGATATTTAAGAGGAGAGTTTCCACCTGAGCTGTCATCCTATCACCACACTTCGCTTCTAGGAGTATTTAGCACAGCCACGAGTGAAG CCAGGGAAGCTTTCGAAGAGGCAGGAAACCTCTTAAGTGGCCATGTAATGATGGGGATGTATTTTGAAGATGATGCCTTGGCTTT ATCCCGTAAATACGCAGTgtctcccccagccctcctccttGCCAGGAGCAGAGGTCAGAGCGTGGAAGGCATCGCTTTGTCCAAAGAGAGCGTGCAGGACATGGTGCAGATGATCAGATATGAATTGCTGGACGTTTTT CCAGAAATCACCGTGCAAAATCTGCCCCGCTACTTGCAACTCAGAAAGCCCTTCCTCATCTTCTTCAGCGATGGTGACCTCGGTCAAATGGAAAGCAAGGAAATGCTGAAGCTGGCAAAAGAAAGACCCCAGCAAGCATTTGTGGCTTGCTGGTTGAACTT gAAGAAGACTCCAGTAGGACGCGGTGTTCTGAAGGCGTACTTTGCCACCATGCCTTCGCTGCCTGTTCTCATCTGGGTGAACCTTCATGCCGGGGGTCACGTATTCAAGTTCCCATCAGAGCTGTCCATCACTGAAATGAACATCTTGTCTTGGCTGGAGAAGCTAAAAGCAGGACTGGAGATTCCCAGCA GTACCTTGTCTGAGGAAGACTGGAAACCACCTCTCCCTGCTTATGACTTCCTCCAGATGATGGAGATGGCCGTGCCGGAGACCCCCCTCCGCACATCCCACCGCCACAGGGACGTGCCACAGCAGTACCCACCTGAAAGCTCAGGAGGGGACACTGGTGTCCAGGAGGAGTCGCCCCAGGACAGCAAGGCAGAGAAAGTTGGGTCCCCTGGGAGGGACCTGCGGGGGACAGCCCCGAGGCTGGCGGCGAGGGAGAAGCAGGGCAAGAGACACAGTGAGCTCTGA